CAAATCGGTCGTCCAATCCACCTGTCGCTCCGCCATCGCCAAGATTTGCCACTCGAGGGGACTGCGTGTGGATTGCGGCAAACGTTGCATTGTCGTGCCAGCTTCCGGGCATGCCCAGCGGGTCGTATACCCTTCCGTCATTGTCGGACTGGCTGCCAATCAATTCTTGATACGCGGCCTCAGTACTCGTGTACAAGTTGAAGTCGCCACCAACTATGTAGTATCCCGGCCCCAGAGAGTTCAGGTGGTTTCTTAGTGTGTCAGCTTCTGCGAAGCGTGCGGACTCTTCGCCCATTGAAGACCGAAAGTGTGCAGAGTAGATTCGAATATCGAGTGAGTCGGAGAATACACCGGCAGGTCTGAGAACGTAACCGTTGATGTCCCGCAGCATCGTAGCAAGGACAATCTGTGATAGGAAAGAAACCCGCGCGGGTTTGTAGAAGAGAGCATTATCGGAGTCCGGCCCATTGGAAAATGGAGCGCTCGCATAAGTTCCCGGTTGACCGCTGTTCAGCACCTGACTTAGGAACTCAGAGACACCTGCGCTGGAAGTCATTTCCTGCACGATGAGCACGTCGGGGTTCATTGCACGCAAAACCTTACGGAATTCTGGATTCCGAGTCGCGGAACTATTGCCGGGGTAATTCAGCACATTGTAAGTGGCCACTTTGAGGGTGTCGTAGGTTTGGGCCTGCGCAGACAAAGTCCCCAGCATGAGCAGGGTCAGGAGTATCAAGTAAAGTCTTGGCGTGTTCATCTTCTTACGTTGGTTCATCCGGTCAAGGAACATCCAATAATTTACTACCAAACCAGCGCGTTTGCAAGCGACGGGTGCTGTAAGCTGATAAAATACTTGACCTTTAGATTGCAGTTCGGTATATTCTTGGATAAGGACGAAAACTCTAAGTTCAAAACAATCAAACAGGCTCTGCTCGGCTCAACCGCAGGCTGGGTCTTGGGAGAGAGGCGATGAGAGACAAGATTCCTCTATTGGCTCGGATAGCACGCCCCAAGAGGCGTCGTGAAGACATCAGGGAGTTTCGCTTCGAGTACATTCGCATAGAGCAAGGCACTAGGCCATTACCCTGGGGTGAGCAATCCCAATGGGTTCCGCCGGTGGACGTTTATGGAAATGAGCAGTCGCTGGTTGTCGAAGTGCACTTGCCAGGTGTCAGGCCAGAAGACACCCGGATTGAATTTGGCCAAAACTTCGTTCGGGTCTCCGGGAGCCGGCATGACGTTGAGGTAGCTGGCCGGCGCGATTACTTCCACATGGAGATTGAGCGCGGACAATTCCAAAGAGTGATTCAATTGCCGGAAGGTGTTACAACAACTGATTATGATGCGAGATTCGAGCAGGGAGTACTCCGAATGACTTTCCCCTATCAAGGCAAGTCTTGGGGGACTGCCCGTAGTGCGGATCGCTTCCCCGAGGAGTGGTCATGAGTGATGGCCAAGACACCAGTAAGACATCTGGAAATGGGGGGGAAGCAGAAGGACGTGACGGCCTGATTCGCATTCCTGAAGTCTGTCCCGCGCTGCTGCTCAACGACGTCCTGATCTTCCCTAACACCATAGTGCCATTGGCCATCTCATCTCCGGCCATGATTGCGATGGTGAATGATGTGCTGTCCGGTCACCGCGTCGTGGCGGCATTCTCCCGCGCGCAGTCGCCTGCTACCGACAAGCCAGAAGATCAGTTCTACGAATACGGGACAGCGGCACACATCATGAAGATGTTCCGCATGCCGGACGAATCGATCCGCGTCCTGATCCAGGGGATGGTGCGCGTCAAGAGACTGGAGATAGTCTCGACCGAGCCGTATCTTCAAGTGAAGATACTGCCGCAGCCGATTTCGCGATCGACAAACATAAAGATCGAAGGTTTGACGCGAAAGGTAGTCAGCGATTTCTCCAAGTATTCCGAAGAGCACGCGTTGCCTGACGAAGTTCGTATTGCAATTCATAACATTTCGGATCCGGGTGCTCTCGCTGATATTGTCGCTTCAAATCTTAACTTGCCGATTGCCGAAAAGCAGGCGATTCTCGAGCAAAACGATCTCGAGGGACGCTTGACGCTAGTCGCGACTCACTTGGCCCGCGAGCTGGAGCTGCTGCGCATCGGCAGCGAGATTCGCGGAAAAGTAGAGCGGGAACTTGAGAGCAATCAGAAGGAATATTTTCTGCGTGAGCAGATGAAGGCGATCAAGCGCGAGTTAGGCGAAGAAAGCGAGTCGAGCGCAGAGGTTTCCGAATTCGAAAGAAGGATCAAAGAGGCAGGATTGCCGGAGCATGCTGCTGCCGCGGCGATGAAGGAACTCGAGCGGATGCGCATGATGTCGATCTCTTCCGCCGAGTATTCGGTTTCTCGTACTTATGTTGACTGGCTGGTGAGCATGCCGTGGAAAAAGTCAACTGTTGATGAGCTTGATCTGAAGCAAGCACAAAGCGAGCTTGACGAAGATCATTACGGATTGAACGAAGTTAAGACTCGCATTCTCGAGTTCCTTGCCGTTCGGAAATTAAAGAAGGATAATCGCGG
This region of bacterium genomic DNA includes:
- a CDS encoding Hsp20/alpha crystallin family protein; translation: MRDKIPLLARIARPKRRREDIREFRFEYIRIEQGTRPLPWGEQSQWVPPVDVYGNEQSLVVEVHLPGVRPEDTRIEFGQNFVRVSGSRHDVEVAGRRDYFHMEIERGQFQRVIQLPEGVTTTDYDARFEQGVLRMTFPYQGKSWGTARSADRFPEEWS